In one Balaenoptera musculus isolate JJ_BM4_2016_0621 chromosome 2, mBalMus1.pri.v3, whole genome shotgun sequence genomic region, the following are encoded:
- the LOC118889729 gene encoding protein preY, mitochondrial-like, protein MLSGVCDRLASALWGTRAQPSAVAQRCLHMLVSRPSTDKSERTRKPPCAFDPALLEFLVCPLSKKLLRYEASTNELINEELGIAYPIIDGIPNMIPQAARMTHQNKKQEEMEQH, encoded by the coding sequence ATGCTGAGCGGAGTGTGCGACCGGCTCGCCTCAGCGCTGTGGGGTACACGTGCACAGCCGTCCGCGGTCGCCCAGAGGTGTCTGCACATGTTGGTGTCGCGGCCGTCCACAGACAAGAGCGAGAGGACGAGGAAACCTCCCTGCGCCTTCGACCCAGCGCTGCTGGAGTTCCTGGTGTGCCCGCTCTCCAAGAAGCTGCTCAGATACGAAGCATCGACAAATGAATTGATTAACGAAGAGTTAGGAATAGCCTATCCAATTATTGATGGGATTCCTAATATGATACCACAGGCAGCTAGGATGACACATCAAaataagaagcaagaagaaatggAGCAGCATTAG
- the LOC118889730 gene encoding phosphatidylinositol N-acetylglucosaminyltransferase subunit Y-like codes for MFLSLPTLIVLIPLVSLAGLLYSSSVEENFPQGCTSTTSLCFYSLLLPITIPVSVFFHLWTWMGIKLFRHN; via the coding sequence ATGTTTCTGTCTCTTCCTACGTTGATTGTCCTTATTCCATTGGTCTCTTTAGCAGGACTGTTATACTCGTCCTCTGTGGAAGAAAACTTCCCACAGGGCTGCACTAGCACAACCAGCCTGTGCTTTTACAGTCTGCTCTTGCCGATTACCATACCCGTTTCTGTGTTCTTCCACCTTTGGACTTGGATGGGTATTAAACTCTTCAGGCATAATTAA